The following coding sequences lie in one Perca fluviatilis unplaced genomic scaffold, GENO_Pfluv_1.0 PFLUV_unplaced_scaf_1, whole genome shotgun sequence genomic window:
- the LOC120554986 gene encoding ribonuclease inhibitor-like: MDCLNIVFRLSGCNLSERSCEALSSVLSSQSSSLREIDLSNNELQDSGVRLISDGLRSPHCTLETLSMSGCLITEEGCSSLVSALSSNPSHLRELDLSYNHPGDSGVKLLSAGLKNPLWRLDTLRYNH; this comes from the exons atgGACTGTCTGAATATCGTTTTTAGGTTGAGTGGCTGtaatctgtcagagagaagctgtgaagctctgtcctcagttctcagttcccagtcctctagtctgagagagattgacctgagtaacaacgagctgcaggattcaggagtgaggCTGATCTCTGATGGACTGAGGAGTCCACACTGtacactggagactctcag tatgtcaggctgtctgatcacagaggaaggctgttcttcactggtctcagctctgagctccaacccctcccatctgagagagctggacctgagctacaatcatccaggagactcaggagtgaagctaTTGTCAGCGGGACTGAAGAATCctctctggagactggacactctcaggtacaaTCACTGA